The region TGATAAAACCCGTATGACGGAACTGGCCAGAGCCGATGCGGCGTTTATTCGGCCGGTGCCTTCCGGCGGCGCTACGGGTGGGATCAGCCCGCACGCTGGCGAATTGATACTGCTGTGCGAAGCCGCCAATTACGATGTGGTGATAGTGGAAACGGTCGGGGTTGGCCAGTCTGAAACGGAGGTCGCAGGCATAGTCGATTGCTTCGTTTCGCTGCAAATCGCTGGTGGTGGAGATGAGTTGCAAGGCATCAAAAAAGGCATCATGGAAATGGCCGATATCATTGTTATCAACAAAGATGATGGCGACAACCGCGCGGCAGTTGCCATCGCCCGGCAAATTTACGACAGCGCGCTTGCTATCGTTCGCCACAAATATCCGCCGTGGCGACCAGCGGTGTTGAGCTGTAGCGCACTGGAAAAGCGCGGTATAGAGGATGTGTGGCAGGCAATTGTTCATTTCTACGACGTGATGACAAAAAGTGGTTATCTCAAGTTATTGCGCCAGCAGCAGACCGTGACGTGGCTACGAAAACAGGTTGAAGAAGAGGCGGTGCGTCAGCTTTATGCCCACCGCGCTTTCTGTGAAGATTTCAACCAAACGCTAGATGAGGTGAAAAATCATCAGCAAGCACCGCGTACAGGTTTACAGCACATCCGTGAATACCTTCAGCATCACTATTTTGCACGGTAAAAAGGAATTG is a window of Enterobacter sp. R4-368 DNA encoding:
- the meaB gene encoding methylmalonyl Co-A mutase-associated GTPase MeaB, with product MINEQTLDEFVRRLRASDRVALAQAMTLVESQLSRHQRLSQQLLDTIMPATGRAIRIGITGTPGAGKSTFLNTFGMMLVGLGKRVAVIAVDPSSPLSGGSLLGDKTRMTELARADAAFIRPVPSGGATGGISPHAGELILLCEAANYDVVIVETVGVGQSETEVAGIVDCFVSLQIAGGGDELQGIKKGIMEMADIIVINKDDGDNRAAVAIARQIYDSALAIVRHKYPPWRPAVLSCSALEKRGIEDVWQAIVHFYDVMTKSGYLKLLRQQQTVTWLRKQVEEEAVRQLYAHRAFCEDFNQTLDEVKNHQQAPRTGLQHIREYLQHHYFAR